The following are from one region of the Halodesulfurarchaeum sp. HSR-GB genome:
- a CDS encoding helix-turn-helix domain-containing protein, translated as MAIQQRHPPIDGPAPDESVRPTDASLWVELEIDRHEDARCPVAGHTAQPINGRIQIAGEMCHATISDERDGDRATVYTTRIDEACPCTMICRAGVSPTALSVEDGSLVVTAYLDSRERLLEVTSTLETGADEWVLRRLVPAEDGPDPETGGPGHSIDGVAVTEKQREAVRTAIDMGYYEEPREASLSDLAAELDLSTSALSQRLNAVETKLIEGLAADL; from the coding sequence ATGGCAATCCAACAACGTCACCCACCGATCGACGGTCCGGCACCGGACGAGAGCGTCCGACCGACGGACGCCTCCCTGTGGGTCGAACTGGAGATCGACCGACACGAGGACGCCCGGTGCCCAGTTGCGGGACACACGGCACAGCCAATCAACGGCCGGATCCAGATCGCCGGCGAGATGTGCCACGCCACGATCAGCGACGAGCGCGACGGGGACCGCGCGACCGTCTACACGACACGGATCGACGAGGCCTGCCCGTGTACGATGATCTGTCGCGCCGGCGTTTCCCCGACGGCACTTTCAGTCGAGGACGGCTCCCTAGTGGTGACTGCCTACCTCGACTCGCGGGAGCGCCTCCTGGAAGTCACGAGCACCCTCGAAACCGGGGCGGACGAGTGGGTCCTGCGTCGACTCGTTCCCGCCGAAGACGGTCCCGATCCGGAGACTGGGGGACCGGGCCATTCGATAGACGGGGTCGCCGTGACCGAGAAACAACGCGAGGCCGTTCGGACGGCCATCGACATGGGCTATTACGAGGAGCCACGCGAGGCTTCGCTCTCGGATCTGGCGGCCGAACTCGATCTCTCCACGTCGGCGCTCTCTCAACGGCTGAACGCCGTCGAGACGAAACTGATCGAAGGACTCGCCGCCGATCTGTGA